Proteins found in one Sphingobium sp. V4 genomic segment:
- a CDS encoding response regulator: MAAAAFIASRFHGLKGMSKKVLIVEDEIFVALEIEQIVEDAGFDVGAIAADRAAALESAASCDIALVDLNLRDGPTGPQIGMELASRHGIRVIYVTANPSQIGEASVAALGVITKPFRPHSISAALKLAAADEPALHDADIAGFTPFPPPGSWNGMESRG, translated from the coding sequence ATGGCGGCTGCGGCTTTTATCGCCTCCAGGTTTCACGGGCTTAAAGGCATGAGCAAGAAGGTTCTGATCGTAGAAGACGAGATTTTCGTCGCGCTGGAAATCGAGCAGATCGTCGAGGACGCCGGTTTCGATGTCGGGGCGATCGCGGCCGATCGCGCGGCAGCGCTGGAATCGGCCGCTTCGTGCGACATTGCGCTGGTCGACCTCAATCTGCGCGACGGGCCGACCGGCCCGCAGATCGGGATGGAACTGGCCAGCCGTCACGGCATCCGCGTAATCTATGTGACGGCCAATCCCTCTCAGATCGGAGAGGCGTCGGTGGCGGCTCTGGGCGTCATCACCAAGCCTTTCCGCCCGCACAGCATTTCCGCGGCGCTGAAGCTGGCGGCGGCCGACGAGCCGGCGCTGCACGACGCCGACATTGCCGGCTTTACGCCCTTCCCGCCGCCCGGCTCATGGAACGGGATGGAATCCAGAGGCTGA